Proteins encoded together in one Microplitis mediator isolate UGA2020A chromosome 7, iyMicMedi2.1, whole genome shotgun sequence window:
- the LOC130672324 gene encoding breast carcinoma-amplified sequence 3 homolog isoform X3, with product MSADSPRRGLHRGIQVVSPQPISDRSIIDSVAGIINDIVPQAYTGSPNSDNKESITWARFEYADVNDPSFFPDYIEGSSTPPLLLVLGYTTGVQVWLIAASGEATEVLSWRQSVVRILRILPDPKIVEDYPDPYEQKRPIIAICDSAGPGPQFCSVNFISLRTGEQLKSIKFKNPVCDVLANKRSIVVTFSEKIAVFDARTFEDILTVTTCYPCPGPNPNPVALGTRWFAYSEKKLIPARRSSGGSEGEGVQSYTAAVLYAAKSLGKGLRGLGETVASSLTGNSVAPMTINNSGSDVTQPGVVTILDLHATKEEKELDDPAIETVVAHFTAHSDAIVAMTFDMTGAILMTADKRGHDFHVFRIQPHPGGPTLAAVHHLYVLHRGDTTAKVQDMVFSSDTRWAAVSTVRGTTHVFPVAPYGGPVGMRTHSTPHVVNRLSRFHKSAGLTDDGTRSHSPVSHTELQPSVYPYSNPRLPPYPHPTIIHPLAQIRQPSTLNHTNNQSQPSRPQQRQRLHSDDNGTLPLKICACFAPPRAWIYTQRDSTNKVSKRAIDSLFIMACHGNMIQYDLEPKPATGVPKEKICDDTTIELEVEAKGQWPLLRMPNSFEILPPLSSISPLLCYSGSPRSVQNLDSTEDRWLSQVEIVTHAGPHRRLWMGPQFVFKTYNTSSGINVAESEAVEIGIIGGSRPARSNPVNMPHAASRPLVPVVIDGSGSSYEQSPRLTETFENSVENDGVGIGNGENQLREDLAEAMLETSAAAHRAPDAPKSLCAEEGPASLGDFQSEGSSLRNITEICAEMRAASEPAIDSVPDDSIKDVQEHKSLCVEAKTMNSADNAIDFEREGAFCDIPTNLSLCAEQGEIPNSPMTQARESSWSNRLIKSDESQIQQHNFAAAKYIVNYDDQNVVLAENKPEIKSIKNNNDPSNTDESGHTSKRSTAANFRVNKRMSTLNKERPKYLIREQDDSVLIEDTSAPVKNKITESADKNMSVDPKKLPDVNKKLNVDEFKKERNQKMTVDNTTGVDKPEVMVVESSKSIETIDSFVELKAIDVFNDKNFSFELCREISEPMEASVATGCDMASLPSDLPPALDDFHCVDYHIVEDNVFHMKDSMFPSQYDDDIEHINTTDDILKMVDVKMDRDREINKIAIDEIESSPMRQRKSSKSTISDDDLEHINTSELTELFEKAKTLIVEQNDDVNLSDNYQLPASKVGLSSDDEIEHVVHSEFTEISESPSPVIPLQVQSPQQLCLESPVNKSRKKLIANDDIKAPIKIRTSRKRKDVVVINSEITEPDVTVIVKSLDHTENWDKSKSPEKDLAEEIDRCVEPVDQSVEPTTSQSLPKKTRVRTSKSSGSVIQKNSSSNLIEIIDIDAMQKAEMEVASGISIPECKILDPCQDIPVARMKKSRRNKEIDADNESPKTSPINLIKSDSLSESRPSDGLDWGITGQKKESDVSKNKVKSVDDKKSSKDQTICEIKSTKKRGKKLSSASESLTSTNCQFSLNCEASEAYKCSAEDTSTLISTSSSMEVTSCIKDTKCQEDLDVTTKEETNVQITGELETNEENLSSSSSADLLQQQELKQDSNDEVAPERSSSSDDLNANVVPMDTEEDSGVKEVVEKPNSTTASPSWSTAGKKSNRSKKKKRR from the exons ATGTCTGCGGACTCACCAAGAAGAGGACTTCATCGGGGTATTCAAGTGGTTTCACCTCAGCCGATCAGTGATCGTTCAATAATTGATAGTGTTGCTGGTATCATCAATGACATTGTTCCTCAA GCATATACTGGCTCACCCAACTCAGACAACAAGGAATCGATAACATGGGCACGCTTTGAGTATGCAGATGTCAATGATCCATCTTTCTTTCCCGATTATATTGAAGGATCTAGTACACCTCCATTACTGTTGGTTTTAGGATACACAACTGGAGTACag GTTTGGCTGATAGCAGCGTCAGGAGAAGCAACCGAAGTCTTATCATGGAGACAAAGTGTTGTTCgtattttaagaattttaccAGATCCTAAAATAGTTGAAGACTATCCGGATCCTTACGAACAAAAGCGACCAATAATAGCGATATGTGATTCTGCTGGACCTGGCCCTCAATTTTGCagcgttaattttatttctttaagaACTGGAGAGCAATTGaagagcattaaatttaaaaatcctgTTTGTGATGTTTTAGCAAATAAACGATCAATAGTAGTTACGTTTTCAGAGAAGATTGCGGTTTTTGATGCTCGAACctttgaagatattttaactGTAACGACTTGTTATCCGTGTCCCGGTCCAAATCCTAATCCTGTTGCTCTTGGAACAAGATGGTTCGCTTACAG tgagaaaaaattaatacccGCACGTCGAAGTAGCGGCGGAAGTGAAGGCGAAGGAGTACAAAGTTATACAGCCGCTGTTTTGTACGCTGCTAAATCACTGGGTAAAGGATTGCGCGGACTAGGCGAAACAGTGGCCTCCAGTTTAACCGGAAATTCAGTAGCTCCAATGACAATCAATAACAGTGGCAGTGATGTCACACAACCTGGTGTGGTTACAATATTAGATTTACATGCCActaaagaagaaaaagaactTGATGATCCTGCTATTGAAACAGTGGTCGCACATTTTACTGCTCACAGTGACGCGATCGTTGCCATGACATTTGATATGACTGGAGCCATTTTAATGACTGCTGATAAACGAGGACATGACTTTCATGTCTTTAGAATACAACCTCATCCTGGTGGCCCAACTTTAGCTGCTGTACATCATCTTTATGTTTTACATCGCGGCGATACTACTGCTAAAGTACAA GACATGGTTTTTTCAAGTGATACAAGATGGGCAGCTGTGTCAACGGTTCGAGGAACAACTCATGTATTTCCCGTGGCTCCTTATGGTGGGCCTGTGGGCATGAGAACCCATTCTACCCCCCATGTTGTTAATAGACTCTCTAGATTTCATAAAAGCGCTGGTCTTACTGATGACGGTACCAGGTCTCACTCTCCTGTTTCTCATACTGAGTTGCAGCCTTCGGTTTATCCGTATTCTAATCCAAGACTACCACCGTATCCACATCCAACGATAATTCATCCATTAGCACAGATCCGTCAACCATCAACATTAAATCATACTAATAATCAATCACAGCCgag tagaCCACAGCAAAGACAACGGTTGCATTCTGATGACAATGGAACATTGCCTTTAAAAATTTGCGCTTGTTTTGCACCACCAAGAGCATGGATTTACACACAAAGAGATTCAACAAATAAAGTTTCTAAACGAGCTATTGACTCGTTATTTATTATGGCATGCCATGGAAATATGATTCAGTATGATTTAGAACCAAAACCAGCTACAG GTGTaccgaaagaaaaaatatgtgatgATACCACAATTGAATTAGAAGTTGAGGCAAAAGGTCAATGGCCATTGCTGAGAATGCCAAATTCCTTTGAAATCCTTCCTCCTCTTTCTTCAATAAGTCCATTACTTTGTTACTCCGGATCGCCGAGAAGCGTTCAGAATTTAGACAGTACAGAAGACCGTTGGTTAAGCCAAGTTGAAATTGTAACTCATGCAGGACCACATCGCAGATTGTGGATGGGTCCACAGTTTGTTTTTAAAACGTATAATACTTCTAGTGG TATTAATGTGGCTGAATCTGAAGCTGTGGAAATTGGAATAATCGGAGGATCTCGACCAGCTCGATCAAATCCTGTGAATATGCCTCATGCTGCATCACGACCTTTAGTGCCTGTTGTTATTGATGGCTCAGGAA gcagTTACGAACAGTCGCCAAGATTGACAGAAACGTTTGAGAATTCGGTTGAAAACGACGGTGTGGGTATCGGTAACGGTGAAAATCAACTTCGCGAAGACCTTGCGGAGGCGATGCTTGAGACTTCAGCAGCTGCTCATCGTGCACCAG ATGCTCCTAAGAGCTTGTGCGCTGAGGAGGGACCCGCTTCTCTCGGAGATTTTCAATCTGAGGGCAGCTCACTTCGTAATATTACTGAAATTTGTGCTGAAATGCGTGCGGCTAGTGAACCAGCTATCGACAGTGTGCCAGACGACAGTATAAAAGACGTCCAAGAACACAAGTCACTTTGTGTCGAAGCTAAGACCATGAACTCCGCCGACAATGCTATAGATTTTGAACGTGAAGGAGCATTTTGTGATATTCCTACTAATTTAAGTCTCTGTGCTGAACAAGGTGAGATTCCAAACAGTCCTATGACCCAAGCCAGGGAAAGTTCTTGGTCCAATCGTTTAATAAAATCCGACGAATCTCAAATCCAGCAGCACAATTTTGCTGCTGCTAAATATATCGTTAATTATGATGACCAAAATGTCGTTTTAGCCGAAAATAAACCCGagattaaatcaattaaaaataataatgatccaTCGAATACCGATGAATCTGGACATACATCCAAAAGATCAACTGCCGCTAATTTTCGTGTTAACAAACGCAtgtcaactttaaataaagaacgacctaaatatttaattcgcGAACAAGACGACAGTGTCCTTATTGAAGACACCAGCGCtcctgttaaaaataaaatcactgAGTCTGCGGATAAAAATATGTCAGTTGACCCCAAAAAATTACCGGATGTCAACAAAAAGTTAAACGTTGATGAGTTTAAAAAAGAGCGTAATCAAAAAATGACCGTTGACAATACAACTGGTGTTGATAAACCGGAAGTGATGGTAGTAGAGAGCAGTAAATCAATTGAAACAATCGATTCATTTGTAGAATTAAAAGCAATTgatgtttttaatgataaaaattttagttttgaatTATGTAGAGAAATATCTGAGCCAATGGAAGCTTCTGTCGCTACCGGATGTGATATGGCGTCTTTGCCATCTGATTTACCGCCAGCACTTGATGATTTTCATTGCGTCGATTATCATATTGTTGAAGACAACGTTTTTCATATGAAGGATTCGATGTTTCCTAGTCAATATGACGATGATATCGAGCACATAAATACTACTGATGATATTCTAAAGATGGTCGATGTTAAAATGGACAGAGAcagagaaataaataaaattgctaTCGATGAAATCGAATCGTCGCCAATGCGACAAAGAAAAAGTAGTAAAAGTACAATTTCAGATGACGATCTTGAACATATTAATACTTCAGAGCTCACGGAATTGTTTGAAAAAGCAAAGACGCTGATAGTTGAGCAAAATGACGACGTTAATTTGTCAGACAATTATCAGTTACCAGCAAGTAAAGTTGGATTGTCATCAGACGACGAAATTGAACATGTCGTACACTCAGAATTTACTGAAATCAGTGAGTCTCCATCTCCAGTTATACCTTTGCAAGTGCAATCACCCCAGCAATTATGTCTGGAATCGCCTGTAAATAAAtcgcgaaaaaaattgattgcaaATGATGATATAAAGGCGCCAATTAAAATTAGAACTTCGAGAAAACGTAAAGATGTCGTTGTTATTAACAGCGAAATTACTGAACCAGACGTCACTGTCATCGTAAAATCACTTGATCATACGGAAAATTGGGATAAGAgtaaaagtcctgagaaagaTTTAGCTGAAGAAATAGACCGATGTGTAGAACCTGTGGATCAATCAGTAGAGCCGACTACGTCGCAGAGTTTGCCGAAAAAAACGCGGGTGCGAACCAGCAAAAGTTCGGGTTCTGTTATACAGAAAAATTCGTCGTCAAATCTTATTGAGATTATTGATATAGATGCGATGCAAAAAGCGGAAATGGAAGTAGCGAGCGGGATTTCAATACCAGAATGTAAAATTTTGGACCCGTGTCAAGATATTCCAGTTGCgcgaatgaaaaaatcacgTCGTAATAAAGAAATTGATGCGGATAATGAAAGTCCTAAAACAAGtccgataaatttaataaaatctgaTTCATTGAGTGAATCTAGACCCAGTGATGGACTTGATTGGGGTATAACAGGTCAGAAAAAAGAATCAGATgtcagtaaaaataaagtaaaatctGTTGATGATAAAAAGTCTTCAAAAGATCAAACAatttgtgaaataaaatcaactaaaaaaCGCGGGAAAAAATTATCCTCAGCTTCTGAATCTCTCACTAGTACAAACTGTCAATTTAGCCTTAATTGTGAAGCTTCAGAAGCTTATAAGTGTTCTGCTGAAGACACTTCGACTTTGATCTCAACAAGTTCTTCAATGGAAGTCACGTCATGTATAAAAGACACTAAATGTCAAGAAGATTTAGATGTAACTACAAAAGAAGAAACTAATGTACAAATTACCGGTGAATTGGAAACAAATGAGGAAAATTTATCAAGTAGCAGTAGTGCTGATTTGCTGCAGCAGCAGGAACTTAAACAAGATTCAAATGATGAAGTTGCGCCTGAGCGGTCAAGTTCTTCTGATGATCTCAATGCTAATGTGGTTCCAATGGACACGGAAGAAGACAGTGGAGTAAAAGAAGTCGTGGAAAAACCTAATTCTACAACTGCATCTCCGTCTTGGTCAACTGCAGGCAAGAAAAGTAACAgatctaagaaaaaaaaacgcagATGA
- the LOC130672324 gene encoding uncharacterized protein LOC130672324 isoform X1, which translates to MSADSPRRGLHRGIQVVSPQPISDRSIIDSVAGIINDIVPQAYTGSPNSDNKESITWARFEYADVNDPSFFPDYIEGSSTPPLLLVLGYTTGVQVWLIAASGEATEVLSWRQSVVRILRILPDPKIVEDYPDPYEQKRPIIAICDSAGPGPQFCSVNFISLRTGEQLKSIKFKNPVCDVLANKRSIVVTFSEKIAVFDARTFEDILTVTTCYPCPGPNPNPVALGTRWFAYSEKKLIPARRSSGGSEGEGVQSYTAAVLYAAKSLGKGLRGLGETVASSLTGNSVAPMTINNSGSDVTQPGVVTILDLHATKEEKELDDPAIETVVAHFTAHSDAIVAMTFDMTGAILMTADKRGHDFHVFRIQPHPGGPTLAAVHHLYVLHRGDTTAKVQDMVFSSDTRWAAVSTVRGTTHVFPVAPYGGPVGMRTHSTPHVVNRLSRFHKSAGLTDDGTRSHSPVSHTELQPSVYPYSNPRLPPYPHPTIIHPLAQIRQPSTLNHTNNQSQPSRPQQRQRLHSDDNGTLPLKICACFAPPRAWIYTQRDSTNKVSKRAIDSLFIMACHGNMIQYDLEPKPATGVPKEKICDDTTIELEVEAKGQWPLLRMPNSFEILPPLSSISPLLCYSGSPRSVQNLDSTEDRWLSQVEIVTHAGPHRRLWMGPQFVFKTYNTSSGINVAESEAVEIGIIGGSRPARSNPVNMPHAASRPLVPVVIDGSGSSYEQSPRLTETFENSVENDGVGIGNGENQLREDLAEAMLETSAAAHRAPGRRLVVERVGQPVTKVVNPLGTVITILADEEDASSREEFDDEEDCVPDAPKSLCAEEGPASLGDFQSEGSSLRNITEICAEMRAASEPAIDSVPDDSIKDVQEHKSLCVEAKTMNSADNAIDFEREGAFCDIPTNLSLCAEQGEIPNSPMTQARESSWSNRLIKSDESQIQQHNFAAAKYIVNYDDQNVVLAENKPEIKSIKNNNDPSNTDESGHTSKRSTAANFRVNKRMSTLNKERPKYLIREQDDSVLIEDTSAPVKNKITESADKNMSVDPKKLPDVNKKLNVDEFKKERNQKMTVDNTTGVDKPEVMVVESSKSIETIDSFVELKAIDVFNDKNFSFELCREISEPMEASVATGCDMASLPSDLPPALDDFHCVDYHIVEDNVFHMKDSMFPSQYDDDIEHINTTDDILKMVDVKMDRDREINKIAIDEIESSPMRQRKSSKSTISDDDLEHINTSELTELFEKAKTLIVEQNDDVNLSDNYQLPASKVGLSSDDEIEHVVHSEFTEISESPSPVIPLQVQSPQQLCLESPVNKSRKKLIANDDIKAPIKIRTSRKRKDVVVINSEITEPDVTVIVKSLDHTENWDKSKSPEKDLAEEIDRCVEPVDQSVEPTTSQSLPKKTRVRTSKSSGSVIQKNSSSNLIEIIDIDAMQKAEMEVASGISIPECKILDPCQDIPVARMKKSRRNKEIDADNESPKTSPINLIKSDSLSESRPSDGLDWGITGQKKESDVSKNKVKSVDDKKSSKDQTICEIKSTKKRGKKLSSASESLTSTNCQFSLNCEASEAYKCSAEDTSTLISTSSSMEVTSCIKDTKCQEDLDVTTKEETNVQITGELETNEENLSSSSSADLLQQQELKQDSNDEVAPERSSSSDDLNANVVPMDTEEDSGVKEVVEKPNSTTASPSWSTAGKKSNRSKKKKRR; encoded by the exons ATGTCTGCGGACTCACCAAGAAGAGGACTTCATCGGGGTATTCAAGTGGTTTCACCTCAGCCGATCAGTGATCGTTCAATAATTGATAGTGTTGCTGGTATCATCAATGACATTGTTCCTCAA GCATATACTGGCTCACCCAACTCAGACAACAAGGAATCGATAACATGGGCACGCTTTGAGTATGCAGATGTCAATGATCCATCTTTCTTTCCCGATTATATTGAAGGATCTAGTACACCTCCATTACTGTTGGTTTTAGGATACACAACTGGAGTACag GTTTGGCTGATAGCAGCGTCAGGAGAAGCAACCGAAGTCTTATCATGGAGACAAAGTGTTGTTCgtattttaagaattttaccAGATCCTAAAATAGTTGAAGACTATCCGGATCCTTACGAACAAAAGCGACCAATAATAGCGATATGTGATTCTGCTGGACCTGGCCCTCAATTTTGCagcgttaattttatttctttaagaACTGGAGAGCAATTGaagagcattaaatttaaaaatcctgTTTGTGATGTTTTAGCAAATAAACGATCAATAGTAGTTACGTTTTCAGAGAAGATTGCGGTTTTTGATGCTCGAACctttgaagatattttaactGTAACGACTTGTTATCCGTGTCCCGGTCCAAATCCTAATCCTGTTGCTCTTGGAACAAGATGGTTCGCTTACAG tgagaaaaaattaatacccGCACGTCGAAGTAGCGGCGGAAGTGAAGGCGAAGGAGTACAAAGTTATACAGCCGCTGTTTTGTACGCTGCTAAATCACTGGGTAAAGGATTGCGCGGACTAGGCGAAACAGTGGCCTCCAGTTTAACCGGAAATTCAGTAGCTCCAATGACAATCAATAACAGTGGCAGTGATGTCACACAACCTGGTGTGGTTACAATATTAGATTTACATGCCActaaagaagaaaaagaactTGATGATCCTGCTATTGAAACAGTGGTCGCACATTTTACTGCTCACAGTGACGCGATCGTTGCCATGACATTTGATATGACTGGAGCCATTTTAATGACTGCTGATAAACGAGGACATGACTTTCATGTCTTTAGAATACAACCTCATCCTGGTGGCCCAACTTTAGCTGCTGTACATCATCTTTATGTTTTACATCGCGGCGATACTACTGCTAAAGTACAA GACATGGTTTTTTCAAGTGATACAAGATGGGCAGCTGTGTCAACGGTTCGAGGAACAACTCATGTATTTCCCGTGGCTCCTTATGGTGGGCCTGTGGGCATGAGAACCCATTCTACCCCCCATGTTGTTAATAGACTCTCTAGATTTCATAAAAGCGCTGGTCTTACTGATGACGGTACCAGGTCTCACTCTCCTGTTTCTCATACTGAGTTGCAGCCTTCGGTTTATCCGTATTCTAATCCAAGACTACCACCGTATCCACATCCAACGATAATTCATCCATTAGCACAGATCCGTCAACCATCAACATTAAATCATACTAATAATCAATCACAGCCgag tagaCCACAGCAAAGACAACGGTTGCATTCTGATGACAATGGAACATTGCCTTTAAAAATTTGCGCTTGTTTTGCACCACCAAGAGCATGGATTTACACACAAAGAGATTCAACAAATAAAGTTTCTAAACGAGCTATTGACTCGTTATTTATTATGGCATGCCATGGAAATATGATTCAGTATGATTTAGAACCAAAACCAGCTACAG GTGTaccgaaagaaaaaatatgtgatgATACCACAATTGAATTAGAAGTTGAGGCAAAAGGTCAATGGCCATTGCTGAGAATGCCAAATTCCTTTGAAATCCTTCCTCCTCTTTCTTCAATAAGTCCATTACTTTGTTACTCCGGATCGCCGAGAAGCGTTCAGAATTTAGACAGTACAGAAGACCGTTGGTTAAGCCAAGTTGAAATTGTAACTCATGCAGGACCACATCGCAGATTGTGGATGGGTCCACAGTTTGTTTTTAAAACGTATAATACTTCTAGTGG TATTAATGTGGCTGAATCTGAAGCTGTGGAAATTGGAATAATCGGAGGATCTCGACCAGCTCGATCAAATCCTGTGAATATGCCTCATGCTGCATCACGACCTTTAGTGCCTGTTGTTATTGATGGCTCAGGAA gcagTTACGAACAGTCGCCAAGATTGACAGAAACGTTTGAGAATTCGGTTGAAAACGACGGTGTGGGTATCGGTAACGGTGAAAATCAACTTCGCGAAGACCTTGCGGAGGCGATGCTTGAGACTTCAGCAGCTGCTCATCGTGCACCAG GGAGGCGATTGGTAGTTGAGAGGGTGGGTCAGCCGGTAACTAAAGTCGTCAACCCTCTGGGCACCGTAATAACTATCTTGGCCGACGAGGAAGACGCGAGTTCGAGGGAAGAGTTTGATGACGAAGAAGATTGTGTTCCAGATGCTCCTAAGAGCTTGTGCGCTGAGGAGGGACCCGCTTCTCTCGGAGATTTTCAATCTGAGGGCAGCTCACTTCGTAATATTACTGAAATTTGTGCTGAAATGCGTGCGGCTAGTGAACCAGCTATCGACAGTGTGCCAGACGACAGTATAAAAGACGTCCAAGAACACAAGTCACTTTGTGTCGAAGCTAAGACCATGAACTCCGCCGACAATGCTATAGATTTTGAACGTGAAGGAGCATTTTGTGATATTCCTACTAATTTAAGTCTCTGTGCTGAACAAGGTGAGATTCCAAACAGTCCTATGACCCAAGCCAGGGAAAGTTCTTGGTCCAATCGTTTAATAAAATCCGACGAATCTCAAATCCAGCAGCACAATTTTGCTGCTGCTAAATATATCGTTAATTATGATGACCAAAATGTCGTTTTAGCCGAAAATAAACCCGagattaaatcaattaaaaataataatgatccaTCGAATACCGATGAATCTGGACATACATCCAAAAGATCAACTGCCGCTAATTTTCGTGTTAACAAACGCAtgtcaactttaaataaagaacgacctaaatatttaattcgcGAACAAGACGACAGTGTCCTTATTGAAGACACCAGCGCtcctgttaaaaataaaatcactgAGTCTGCGGATAAAAATATGTCAGTTGACCCCAAAAAATTACCGGATGTCAACAAAAAGTTAAACGTTGATGAGTTTAAAAAAGAGCGTAATCAAAAAATGACCGTTGACAATACAACTGGTGTTGATAAACCGGAAGTGATGGTAGTAGAGAGCAGTAAATCAATTGAAACAATCGATTCATTTGTAGAATTAAAAGCAATTgatgtttttaatgataaaaattttagttttgaatTATGTAGAGAAATATCTGAGCCAATGGAAGCTTCTGTCGCTACCGGATGTGATATGGCGTCTTTGCCATCTGATTTACCGCCAGCACTTGATGATTTTCATTGCGTCGATTATCATATTGTTGAAGACAACGTTTTTCATATGAAGGATTCGATGTTTCCTAGTCAATATGACGATGATATCGAGCACATAAATACTACTGATGATATTCTAAAGATGGTCGATGTTAAAATGGACAGAGAcagagaaataaataaaattgctaTCGATGAAATCGAATCGTCGCCAATGCGACAAAGAAAAAGTAGTAAAAGTACAATTTCAGATGACGATCTTGAACATATTAATACTTCAGAGCTCACGGAATTGTTTGAAAAAGCAAAGACGCTGATAGTTGAGCAAAATGACGACGTTAATTTGTCAGACAATTATCAGTTACCAGCAAGTAAAGTTGGATTGTCATCAGACGACGAAATTGAACATGTCGTACACTCAGAATTTACTGAAATCAGTGAGTCTCCATCTCCAGTTATACCTTTGCAAGTGCAATCACCCCAGCAATTATGTCTGGAATCGCCTGTAAATAAAtcgcgaaaaaaattgattgcaaATGATGATATAAAGGCGCCAATTAAAATTAGAACTTCGAGAAAACGTAAAGATGTCGTTGTTATTAACAGCGAAATTACTGAACCAGACGTCACTGTCATCGTAAAATCACTTGATCATACGGAAAATTGGGATAAGAgtaaaagtcctgagaaagaTTTAGCTGAAGAAATAGACCGATGTGTAGAACCTGTGGATCAATCAGTAGAGCCGACTACGTCGCAGAGTTTGCCGAAAAAAACGCGGGTGCGAACCAGCAAAAGTTCGGGTTCTGTTATACAGAAAAATTCGTCGTCAAATCTTATTGAGATTATTGATATAGATGCGATGCAAAAAGCGGAAATGGAAGTAGCGAGCGGGATTTCAATACCAGAATGTAAAATTTTGGACCCGTGTCAAGATATTCCAGTTGCgcgaatgaaaaaatcacgTCGTAATAAAGAAATTGATGCGGATAATGAAAGTCCTAAAACAAGtccgataaatttaataaaatctgaTTCATTGAGTGAATCTAGACCCAGTGATGGACTTGATTGGGGTATAACAGGTCAGAAAAAAGAATCAGATgtcagtaaaaataaagtaaaatctGTTGATGATAAAAAGTCTTCAAAAGATCAAACAatttgtgaaataaaatcaactaaaaaaCGCGGGAAAAAATTATCCTCAGCTTCTGAATCTCTCACTAGTACAAACTGTCAATTTAGCCTTAATTGTGAAGCTTCAGAAGCTTATAAGTGTTCTGCTGAAGACACTTCGACTTTGATCTCAACAAGTTCTTCAATGGAAGTCACGTCATGTATAAAAGACACTAAATGTCAAGAAGATTTAGATGTAACTACAAAAGAAGAAACTAATGTACAAATTACCGGTGAATTGGAAACAAATGAGGAAAATTTATCAAGTAGCAGTAGTGCTGATTTGCTGCAGCAGCAGGAACTTAAACAAGATTCAAATGATGAAGTTGCGCCTGAGCGGTCAAGTTCTTCTGATGATCTCAATGCTAATGTGGTTCCAATGGACACGGAAGAAGACAGTGGAGTAAAAGAAGTCGTGGAAAAACCTAATTCTACAACTGCATCTCCGTCTTGGTCAACTGCAGGCAAGAAAAGTAACAgatctaagaaaaaaaaacgcagATGA